A genomic window from Pseudonocardia broussonetiae includes:
- a CDS encoding molybdopterin-dependent oxidoreductase: MSTTTDAPAPLLPRRTAALVGVLSVAAALGAGHLVAGLVSPASSPFLAVGNGAIALAPQWLVEFAKSAFGTADKPVLLAGMALVLAAAAAGAGLASRARPQPGVRAITALGLLGFAAVALSPAFTPVDLLAPAASAGAGILVLRRLHALAQPRPATAGPGRRSVLAGASGVVAFGALAAGGLGQLLGGRLTGSRDEVTAALRGLPRAERAPAVPAGAAFPDQGTPTFLTSNADFYRIDTALRIPTQTAADWSLRIHGMVGRELVLTFDDLLARPLVERTITMICVSNEVGGEYVSTADFVGVDLRAILLEAGIAPGADQVLSTSSDGLWTAGTPVDVLLEPDRGALLAVGMNGEALPPEHGFPVRMVVPGLYGYVSATKWVTDLEVTTFGAKQAYWLQRGWGERGPVKTQSRIDAPRGYGSTPAGRVAVAGIAWSPPRGVSRVEVRLDDGPWADAELATEVGGRTWRMWRTSVDVVPGSHVVAVRATDADGTTQTEERADVLPDGATGYHSVVFTAS; this comes from the coding sequence GGCCTGGTGTCGCCGGCGTCGTCGCCGTTCCTCGCCGTCGGCAACGGGGCGATCGCGCTGGCGCCGCAGTGGCTCGTCGAGTTCGCGAAGTCGGCGTTCGGCACGGCCGACAAGCCGGTGCTGCTCGCGGGGATGGCGCTCGTGCTCGCCGCGGCCGCCGCGGGTGCCGGCCTCGCCTCGCGCGCGCGGCCGCAGCCGGGCGTGCGGGCGATCACGGCGCTGGGCCTGCTGGGGTTCGCGGCCGTCGCCCTCTCCCCCGCGTTCACCCCCGTCGACCTGCTCGCCCCGGCCGCGTCCGCGGGCGCCGGGATCCTGGTGCTGCGCCGCCTGCACGCGCTCGCGCAGCCGCGCCCGGCCACCGCGGGCCCCGGCCGGCGGTCCGTGCTCGCCGGCGCCTCCGGCGTCGTCGCCTTCGGCGCGCTCGCCGCGGGCGGGCTCGGTCAGCTCCTCGGCGGGCGGCTCACCGGCTCCCGCGACGAGGTCACGGCCGCCCTGCGCGGGCTGCCGCGGGCCGAGCGCGCCCCCGCGGTCCCCGCCGGCGCCGCGTTCCCCGACCAGGGCACGCCCACGTTCCTCACGTCGAACGCCGACTTCTACCGCATCGACACCGCCCTGCGGATCCCCACGCAGACCGCCGCGGACTGGTCGCTGCGGATCCACGGGATGGTCGGGCGCGAGCTCGTCCTCACCTTCGACGACCTGCTCGCCCGCCCGCTGGTCGAGCGCACGATCACGATGATCTGCGTGTCGAACGAGGTCGGCGGGGAGTACGTGTCCACGGCCGACTTCGTCGGGGTCGACCTGCGGGCGATCCTGCTGGAGGCCGGCATCGCCCCCGGGGCCGACCAGGTGCTCTCCACCAGCAGCGACGGCCTGTGGACCGCGGGCACGCCCGTCGACGTCCTGCTCGAGCCCGACCGCGGCGCCCTGCTCGCCGTCGGCATGAACGGGGAGGCGCTGCCGCCCGAGCACGGCTTCCCGGTGCGGATGGTCGTGCCCGGGCTCTACGGGTACGTGTCGGCGACTAAGTGGGTCACCGACCTGGAGGTCACGACGTTCGGGGCGAAGCAGGCGTACTGGTTGCAGCGCGGGTGGGGCGAGCGCGGGCCGGTGAAGACGCAGTCGCGCATCGACGCGCCGCGCGGCTACGGCAGCACGCCCGCCGGGCGCGTCGCCGTGGCCGGGATCGCCTGGTCGCCGCCGCGGGGCGTCAGCCGGGTCGAGGTCCGCCTCGACGACGGCCCGTGGGCCGACGCCGAGCTCGCCACCGAGGTCGGCGGGCGCACCTGGCGCATGTGGCGGACCAGCGTCGACGTCGTCCCGGGCTCCCACGTCGTGGCCGTCCGGGCCACCGACGCCGACGGCACGACCCAGACCGAGGAGCGCGCCGACGTGCTGCCCGACGGCGCGACCGGGTACCACTCGGTGGTGTTCACGGCGTCCTGA